In Carassius carassius chromosome 5, fCarCar2.1, whole genome shotgun sequence, one genomic interval encodes:
- the LOC132140794 gene encoding uncharacterized protein LOC132140794 — translation MASKIGEFISAPSESLLNNLTKDQLVELAGHYEINLVSQDKCLKDNIKFLIKTKLIERGILDPQSPEGASDFVDASVMSHLTFEQQKQLLLIQNEMKEKMLEAQNRVEMSKIQLQQQQLDLERCRLDLIREGKLVVMGGVDRDLTSCKFDVVTNMRLIPRFDEKDVERFFLLFEHVADARKWPDEERTLMLQPVFTGKAQEAYASLSVEDANDYLTVKNAVLRAYELVPEAYRQKFRSWEKKDSQTHVEFVHDISVYFSRWCTASDVKTLDDLKDLMLLEQFKNSVSQRVATYISEKKTDTAYEAAIMADDFFLIHKTSFGYKNVGESVQKESYDPSRSSKIVRASSDRLRIFSVREKDRENQCNYCRAFGHWMNECPSLKAKDVAKAKSKWH, via the exons ATGGCCTCAAAAATTGGGGAGTTTATTAGTGCTCCATCTGAAAGTTTGTTGAATAATTTAACTAAGGATCAATTGGTAGAACTTGCAGGTCACTATGAAATTAACTTGGTAAGCCaagataaatgtttaaaagatAACATTAAATTCTTGATAAAAACGAAACTAATTGAACGTGGAATTTTAGACCCTCAGTCTCCAGAAGGTGCATCAGATTTCGTTGATGCGTCTGTAATGTCTCATTTAACGTTTGAGCAACAAAAACAACTCTTGTTAATTCAGAATGAGATGAAAGAGAAGATGTTAGAAGCGCAAAATCGCGTGGAGATGTCTAAAATTCAATTACAACAACAGCAACTTGATCTTGAACGTTGTCGTTTAGATCTGATAAGAGAAGGAAAACTTGTGGTAATGGGAGGTGTAGACCGTGACTTGACTTCGTGTAAATTTGATGTAGTGACTAATATGAGATTGATCCCTAGGTTTGACGAGAAAGATGTCGAACGCTTCTTTTTGTTGTTTGAGCACGTGGCAGATGCAAGAAAGTGGCCTGATGAGGAACGTACGCTTATGTTGCAGCCTGTTTTTACAGGCAAAGCTCAAGAAGCGTATGCATCTCTTAGTGTAGAAGATGCTAATGATTATTTGACCGTTAAGAATGCAGTGTTGAGGGCATATGAATTGGTTCCAGAGGCCTATAGGCAAAAATTTAGGTCCTGGGAAAAAAAAGATAGTCAAACGCATGTTGAGTTTGTACATgatatttcagtttatttcagtcgttggtgtacagctTCTGACGTGAAGACGTTAGATGATTTGAAGGACTTGATGTTGCTTGAACAGTTTAAAAACTCAGTTTCACAAAGAGTAGCAACATATATTAGTGAGAAAAAAACCGACACTGCATATGAGGCAGCCATTATGGCTGATGATTTTTTTCTGATTCATAAAACCTCTTTTGGTTACAAAAATGTAGGAGAAAGTGTTCAGAAAGAATCTTATGATCCTAGCAGGTCTTCTAAAATTGTGCGTGCTTCATCTGATCGACTACGTATTTTCTCTgttagagagaaagacagagaaaaccagtgtAATTATTGCCGTGCGTTTGGTCACTGGATGAATGAGTGTCCGTCTTTAAAAGCAAAAGATGTTGCTAAAGCGAAATCTAA aTGGCATTGA